From the genome of Methanomassiliicoccales archaeon, one region includes:
- a CDS encoding ATPase domain-containing protein, producing the protein MSASSASTLDANKDDLYRIQLKGDELHAKLGGGLPKGCICLIEGEEGSGRSVLCQRLLYGVLNDNRSASFISTEMTIRDFIDQMWSINYRIDKYLISRKLEFFPVYPLIGNPTPSRDKFLDKMITSPVLYRNDLLFVDSLSTLVKSNFDERGVLRLLGFLKKLTKENKSIVLTAEKGHTALEALRLASDIYLSLELKQSAGTLARVINVKRFARARGEVGDLVRYRIEAGVGMIIEITEVSG; encoded by the coding sequence ATGAGTGCGAGCTCCGCTTCTACCTTAGATGCAAATAAAGATGATTTATACAGAATTCAGCTAAAAGGTGATGAGTTGCATGCTAAATTGGGCGGTGGTCTACCCAAGGGTTGTATTTGCCTGATTGAAGGTGAGGAAGGTAGCGGCCGTAGCGTTTTATGCCAAAGGCTTCTCTATGGAGTTTTAAATGACAATAGGTCAGCCAGCTTCATTTCCACAGAGATGACGATAAGGGATTTCATAGATCAGATGTGGTCAATTAACTACAGGATTGACAAATATCTAATATCTCGAAAGCTCGAGTTCTTCCCTGTCTATCCCCTTATTGGAAATCCTACTCCTAGCCGAGATAAATTCCTTGATAAGATGATTACTTCCCCTGTCCTGTACCGCAACGACTTGCTCTTCGTGGACTCGTTGTCAACATTAGTTAAATCTAATTTCGATGAGCGTGGAGTGCTCCGGCTTCTGGGTTTTTTAAAAAAGCTTACAAAAGAGAATAAGAGTATCGTTCTTACCGCTGAGAAAGGACATACGGCCCTTGAGGCATTGAGATTAGCGAGTGACATCTATCTTTCCTTGGAGTTAAAGCAATCAGCAGGTACCTTGGCCAGAGTTATTAATGTAAAGCGTTTTGCCCGGGCTCGAGGGGAAGTGGGGGATCTAGTGCGCTATCGTATTGAGGCAGGCGTAGGAATGATAATCGAGATCACGGAGGTCTCTGGTTAG
- a CDS encoding type II/IV secretion system ATPase subunit, producing the protein MAEDEAMLQQMKKVPLLKEYVEGIRKEGCKLPRYFENLSVKDLAEIRKEAILNPNASNIIYRVGKGFVHIWPQRNQYISIEKQLTQEQKDKMRLIRDIILEKASDEESSETKEDLERILNKLYDASVEVVDGSSGARRFYLGTGGRIPLKKDEYELIKHFIRREVVGFGVIEPLILDQYIEDIHLVGTARIRVSHKAFQYSLETNIRFDDEVSLNDFFIAMSERMGRPVSASRPIVDGTLPDGSRINMIYSNEISARGSSFTIRKFAAEPISPIQLIKFGTFSAEFAAYIWLCLENKMNIMISGETASGKTTTLNAILSFIDHRGKIYSVEDTPEVKPPQQSWQRCVTRESGPEESRVTMFDLLRAALRSRPDYIAIGEIRGEEARVAFQCMQTGIPVIASFHASSATKFIQRMTGQPVNIPISFIDNVNVIIFQSAVNVNRRFLRRVTHVEEFVGYSREAGGVMTRTVFKWDSARDKLFFRGMNNSHILENRIALEHGYADKKEIYKELKFREKIIQKMVDLNITGYHEVNKILKDYYEKGPESLPFTV; encoded by the coding sequence ATGGCTGAAGACGAAGCCATGTTGCAGCAGATGAAAAAGGTCCCGTTACTCAAGGAATATGTTGAGGGTATACGCAAAGAAGGCTGCAAACTACCAAGATATTTCGAAAACCTAAGCGTTAAAGATTTGGCAGAAATAAGAAAGGAAGCCATATTGAATCCCAACGCCTCAAATATCATATATCGAGTAGGGAAAGGTTTCGTTCATATCTGGCCACAGAGAAATCAATATATAAGCATTGAGAAGCAGCTCACACAAGAACAGAAGGACAAGATGAGATTAATTCGAGATATAATACTCGAGAAGGCATCCGATGAGGAGAGTTCAGAAACGAAGGAAGATCTGGAAAGAATACTTAACAAGCTATATGATGCATCGGTTGAGGTAGTCGATGGTTCCAGCGGAGCACGCAGGTTTTATTTAGGAACAGGCGGCAGGATACCTCTGAAAAAGGATGAGTATGAGCTGATAAAGCATTTCATTCGCAGAGAGGTGGTTGGTTTCGGTGTCATCGAACCCTTAATTCTAGATCAATACATCGAAGACATACATTTGGTAGGTACAGCGCGTATACGCGTCTCCCATAAAGCCTTCCAATATTCCCTAGAAACCAATATCCGCTTTGATGATGAGGTATCCTTGAATGATTTCTTCATTGCAATGAGCGAACGCATGGGAAGACCAGTGTCTGCTTCCAGACCTATTGTTGATGGAACTCTCCCAGATGGATCCCGTATCAACATGATATATTCAAATGAAATTTCTGCTAGGGGTTCTAGCTTTACCATACGGAAATTCGCCGCGGAGCCCATTTCGCCTATCCAGCTCATTAAGTTTGGGACTTTCTCCGCTGAATTCGCTGCCTATATTTGGCTTTGTCTTGAGAATAAGATGAATATAATGATTTCTGGCGAAACGGCATCAGGCAAGACTACTACTCTAAACGCTATCCTCTCTTTCATCGACCATCGTGGAAAAATCTACTCTGTTGAGGATACCCCTGAAGTAAAGCCTCCACAACAATCTTGGCAGAGATGTGTAACCAGAGAGTCAGGGCCCGAAGAATCTAGAGTGACCATGTTCGACCTTCTTCGGGCCGCTCTGCGTTCTAGACCTGACTACATAGCTATAGGTGAAATCAGAGGAGAGGAGGCTAGAGTGGCCTTCCAATGTATGCAAACGGGTATCCCAGTAATTGCATCGTTCCATGCCTCATCAGCTACTAAATTCATACAAAGGATGACTGGACAGCCAGTCAATATTCCTATATCTTTCATAGATAATGTAAATGTCATCATATTCCAATCAGCAGTGAATGTAAACCGTCGTTTTCTGAGGCGTGTTACCCATGTAGAAGAGTTTGTTGGCTATAGCCGCGAAGCAGGAGGCGTGATGACAAGAACGGTTTTCAAATGGGATTCAGCTCGAGACAAACTTTTCTTCCGTGGTATGAACAACTCTCACATTCTAGAGAATCGTATAGCGTTGGAGCATGGATATGCTGATAAAAAAGAGATTTACAAGGAACTGAAGTTCAGGGAGAAAATAATTCAGAAGATGGTCGATTTGAATATTACTGGCTATCATGAGGTTAACAAGATTTTGAAAGATTATTACGAAAAAGGGCCCGAATCACTGCCCTTTACCGTTTAG
- a CDS encoding response regulator, whose amino-acid sequence MRALIADGDEDFLSMAEAILWQVHSIETLLANCAEDLFVNLREYNPDAIIINPELPDMKGAEALKIIRAIGKSVPFIILIPRDRDDLEKEAIELGAVFYLKKCSDPALLINELGNMIEIAVKMGNVCHDSLPKREAFEEIILKCDDMILVVDKRATVLFLNPAGTEIICVDGEQIINRSIMKIFHRKEVLRICQAISHCLSKPGQALVLNLLGRRGEKEYVQLKGKAFSPDGKHVIFCLTQVPIRNTSMIVGDDIMFLEEMSPESRKQRQKELARELTFRLISRILVDRMSENERSFKQNRFRFLEGLPFEIKSNKSPILDTYEIQKDDVVMKRFIDGLANRIDLMEIVDNAKLVEEANRNFYGPD is encoded by the coding sequence TTGCGAGCTTTAATCGCTGATGGAGATGAAGATTTCCTCTCCATGGCTGAAGCCATACTCTGGCAGGTTCATAGTATTGAGACGCTTCTGGCGAACTGCGCTGAAGATTTATTCGTGAACCTGCGAGAGTATAATCCAGATGCAATAATAATCAATCCTGAGCTTCCAGATATGAAAGGGGCTGAAGCGTTAAAAATTATCAGAGCTATCGGGAAAAGTGTTCCGTTCATCATATTGATACCTCGAGATCGCGATGATTTGGAAAAAGAAGCTATAGAGTTGGGAGCAGTATTCTACTTAAAAAAATGCAGTGACCCCGCACTCTTGATCAACGAGTTAGGAAATATGATTGAAATAGCTGTGAAAATGGGAAATGTGTGTCACGATTCCCTACCTAAAAGAGAAGCTTTTGAGGAAATTATCCTTAAATGTGATGATATGATTTTAGTCGTTGATAAACGGGCCACGGTTTTATTCCTAAATCCTGCTGGTACCGAAATTATTTGTGTGGATGGCGAACAAATAATAAATCGCAGTATAATGAAAATCTTTCATCGTAAAGAAGTCCTAAGGATTTGCCAAGCGATTTCACACTGCTTATCTAAACCAGGACAAGCTCTGGTCTTAAATTTATTAGGTCGTCGTGGCGAGAAAGAATATGTTCAATTAAAGGGGAAAGCTTTCTCACCCGATGGGAAACATGTAATTTTTTGTTTGACTCAAGTTCCAATTAGAAATACATCTATGATCGTGGGAGATGATATTATGTTTTTAGAAGAAATGAGCCCTGAATCAAGAAAGCAACGTCAAAAGGAATTAGCAAGAGAATTGACTTTTCGGCTTATATCCAGAATATTAGTTGATAGGATGAGTGAAAACGAGAGGTCTTTTAAACAAAACCGGTTTCGCTTTTTAGAAGGACTACCTTTTGAAATTAAAAGTAATAAGTCACCAATTTTAGACACCTATGAAATTCAAAAAGATGATGTGGTAATGAAGCGATTCATAGACGGTCTAGCCAACAGAATAGATTTGATGGAAATAGTCGATAACGCCAAATTAGTTGAGGAAGCAAATCGGAACTTTTACGGTCCAGATTAA
- a CDS encoding type II secretion system F family protein, producing MAVAFKLGLRQKLAYKLNAGLRDSKMEPKRYFTLVLIAIVTCGLIIPGIINYVLSDYLTGIASYTIYAIPIFMIFVVAIFPIMASSKKKVVVERIMPLFVTEMAALSTSEMPIDKIFYVLSTRSEHGPLAEDSKKIFRLIHHYHVSAADACRFVAARTPSILEQDFLNRLAHALEVGERLDRFMKNEHDVIMDEYVLKCESVLKDLDFVKELFTGIITSLIFICVFISIVPLLGAQSTDAFLFGIVMTFAAMEGMFVYYIYSKVPKDEIWYPWRSKWRGKLVKDHDRVLFISVLVAIAGTISLSILLIPLGLPNMLLASSVFLPFLIPGILIWREERRIEKRDNIYGAFIRSLGRSCSVSGQTMPDAVKKLALHKFGPLTPMVNNLSKRLSLHINAVDAWKHFSAEASSNLIKRFGQMYTECALNGAKPEETSLFISNNMFKILAIRKKKHVVSSSFLGVLYGVMVALAFTLYVTIGIAEYMSDIISKLVLANQGFMTSGFLNTIFNSDFSIEPLMNMAFAVILLHALFSSLMLPLLRGGHLAGAAIHFIVMLWLASAAQLAVDLMLSGLLGI from the coding sequence ATGGCCGTAGCTTTCAAACTTGGGCTCAGACAAAAACTGGCATACAAGCTTAATGCTGGCCTCCGAGATAGCAAAATGGAGCCAAAGCGATATTTTACCTTAGTTCTTATAGCTATAGTCACGTGTGGATTAATAATCCCAGGCATAATCAATTACGTTCTTAGCGATTATCTTACAGGAATCGCCTCGTACACAATTTATGCCATTCCTATTTTTATGATTTTTGTGGTGGCCATCTTTCCAATTATGGCATCTTCAAAGAAAAAAGTCGTAGTAGAAAGAATTATGCCGCTTTTCGTAACCGAGATGGCAGCCCTCTCGACCTCTGAGATGCCCATCGATAAGATATTCTATGTGCTTTCCACTCGTTCTGAGCACGGTCCCTTAGCAGAGGATAGCAAAAAAATTTTCCGCTTAATCCACCACTATCATGTTTCTGCTGCAGATGCCTGTCGCTTCGTCGCCGCCCGCACACCAAGCATATTAGAGCAAGATTTCCTCAATCGACTGGCTCACGCTCTAGAAGTGGGAGAGCGCCTCGACCGATTTATGAAGAACGAGCACGATGTGATAATGGATGAATATGTGTTGAAATGCGAAAGCGTTCTTAAAGACCTTGATTTCGTTAAAGAGCTTTTCACTGGCATTATTACCTCATTGATTTTCATATGCGTTTTCATCTCCATTGTTCCTTTGCTAGGTGCACAAAGTACGGATGCCTTTCTTTTTGGCATTGTGATGACCTTTGCCGCCATGGAGGGGATGTTTGTTTATTATATCTATTCCAAGGTTCCAAAGGACGAAATTTGGTATCCGTGGAGGAGTAAGTGGAGGGGCAAACTAGTGAAGGATCATGACAGGGTGTTATTCATTTCTGTCTTGGTAGCTATTGCAGGTACCATTTCTCTATCAATCTTACTCATACCTCTTGGATTGCCTAATATGCTATTGGCATCAAGTGTCTTCCTTCCTTTCCTGATTCCCGGGATATTGATATGGAGGGAGGAAAGGAGAATAGAAAAAAGAGACAACATTTATGGAGCTTTCATCCGCTCTTTGGGTAGGAGCTGCTCTGTGAGCGGTCAGACGATGCCTGATGCGGTAAAGAAATTAGCACTACATAAATTTGGACCGTTGACCCCCATGGTCAATAATTTATCTAAGAGGCTCAGTTTGCATATCAATGCAGTCGACGCATGGAAGCATTTCTCTGCCGAGGCAAGCAGCAACCTGATTAAGCGTTTCGGCCAAATGTATACAGAATGCGCATTAAACGGAGCGAAGCCTGAGGAGACAAGCCTTTTCATAAGCAATAACATGTTCAAAATCTTAGCAATAAGGAAAAAAAAGCATGTGGTCTCATCATCTTTCCTTGGAGTCCTTTACGGTGTAATGGTCGCACTAGCATTCACTTTGTATGTTACAATAGGGATAGCTGAATACATGTCAGATATCATCTCTAAACTAGTGCTAGCTAACCAAGGCTTCATGACATCGGGTTTCCTCAATACCATTTTCAACTCGGATTTCAGCATTGAACCTCTAATGAACATGGCGTTCGCGGTGATTTTACTTCATGCTCTCTTTTCATCTCTTATGCTACCTCTTTTAAGAGGTGGACATCTAGCAGGTGCCGCTATCCATTTTATTGTGATGCTTTGGTTAGCTTCTGCTGCGCAGCTGGCTGTAGATTTAATGTTGAGCGGATTGCTAGGTATATGA